From Apium graveolens cultivar Ventura chromosome 9, ASM990537v1, whole genome shotgun sequence, the proteins below share one genomic window:
- the LOC141683192 gene encoding abscisic acid 8'-hydroxylase 4, with product MEFLSIILSTIFFVTIFLSCYLVQNQKKKQKHKATLPPGSMGLPYVGETLQMYSDDPNVLFAMKQKRYGDIFKTHILGCPCVMLASPEAAHFVLVSHAHLLKPTYPKSKEAMIGPSALFFHQGAYHTRLRKLVQRSFSPGAIQKLIPDIEAIAISALESCNNSKVVNIFREMKILSFEVGILSIFSQLESRYSTELKEQYCIVDKGYNSFAINLPGTAYQKALRARRRISQILREIISERKEKKLLDKGLLGHLLNFKDEEGQTLTEDQIVDNIIGVLFAAQDTTASVLTWILKYLHDDHKLLEAVTAEHIAIFETNNAGKLPLTWIQTRNMPVTYKVILETLRMASIISYTYREAVVDIQYKGYLIPKGWKMMPLFRNIHYSPEFFTDPQKFNSSRFEVAPKPNTYMPFGNGVHACPGNELAKLEMLTLIHHLVTKFRWEVIDHSNAVEYCPFPVPRHGLPTRFWKKTLDTTQIQSLEHKTPFKITP from the exons ATGGAGTTCTTGTCCATTATTTTGAGTACCATCTTCTTTGTGACTATTTTTCTATCATGTTACTTGGTACAAAACCAGAAGAAAAAACAGAAACACAAAGCTACACTTCCTCCTGGTTCAATGGGATTGCCTTATGTTGGAGAAACTCTCCAGATGTACTCAGATGATCCTAATGTTCTGTTCGCGATGAAGCAAAAGAG GTATGGAGATATTTTCAAAACTCACATTCTTGGCTGCCCTTGTGTTATGCTAGCAAGTCCAGAGGCTGCTCATTTTGTGCTGGTGTCTCATGCTCACTTGTTAAAGCCAACGTACCCGAAAAGCAAAGAGGCCATGATTGGCCCTTCTGCACTGTTTTTTCATCAAGGAGCTTATCACACTCGCCTGAGGAAGCTGGTTCAAAGGTCTTTTTCTCCTGGAGCAATCCAAAAACTGATTCCTGATATTGAAGCCATCGCGATTTCTGCTTTAGAATCATGTAACAACTCAAAAGTAGTTAACATCTTCCGAGAAATGAAGATT TTATCTTTTGAGGTCGGGATTTTATCGATCTTTAGTCAATTAGAAAGCAGATATAGCACAGAGTTAAAAGAGCAGTACTGCATTGTAGATAAAGGTTACAACTCATTTGCAATAAACTTACCAGGAACTGCATATCAGAAAGCTCTCAGG GCAAGGCGAAGGATTAGTCAAATTCTTCGTGAGATTATTAGCGAGAGGAAGGAGAAGAAGCTGTTAGACAAAGGCCTCTTAGGCCATCTTCTGAACTTCAAGGATGAGGAGGGTCAGACATTGACTGAGGACCAAATTGTGGATAACATTATCGGAGTACTTTTTGCTGCTCAGGACACAACAGCTAGTGTACTAACATGGATTCTTAAATACCTTCATGATGATCACAAACTTTTGGAAGCTGTCACG GCAGAACATATCGCTATTTTTGAAACGAATAATGCAGGAAAGTTGCCTCTGACATGGATTCAAACTCGAAATATGCCTGTAACTTACAAG GTCATATTAGAGACGTTGCGAATGGCAAGTATCATATCTTATACCTATAGAGAAGCAGTGGTTGATATTCAGTATAAGG GATACCTTATTCCTAAAGGGTGGAAGATGATGCCATTGTTTAGAAACATCCACTATAGCCCTGAATTCTTTACTGATCCCCAAAAGTTCAATTCTTCAAGGTTTGAG GTTGCTCCAAAACCAAATACATATATGCCATTTGGTAATGGTGTTCATGCTTGTCCAGGAAACGAGCTCGCGAAGCTGGAGATGCTAACTTTAATTCACCACCTGGTTACCAAGTTCAG GTGGGAAGTGATTGATCACAGCAATGCAGTTGAGTACTGCCCATTTCCAGTCCCGCGGCATGGCCTTCCAAcaagattctggaagaaaaccttagaCACAACACAGATTCAATCACTTGAGCACAAGACGCCTTTCAAGATTACTCCGTGA